A region of Pseudomonas saponiphila DNA encodes the following proteins:
- a CDS encoding alginate O-acetyltransferase AlgF, with protein sequence MTFITTPRRLAQAITLAAGMSVLSLSAFAGGDAALYGPTAPKGSTFVRLYNASNSEVSATVGSTSINDLAPLASSDFSFMPGGDYSAKVGSQSVPVKLAADHYYTLVNNASGQPQLIEEPPFKNKQKSLVRVQNLSDQALTLKTADGKTDVVKAVAAKGRGEREINPVKVSFALYDGEKKVSDLKPVALERGEAAVLYVTGSGSSLSPVWVKRPVSTR encoded by the coding sequence ATGACTTTCATCACTACTCCTCGCCGTCTCGCCCAAGCAATCACCCTGGCTGCCGGCATGAGCGTCCTGTCCCTGTCGGCCTTCGCCGGTGGCGACGCCGCGCTGTACGGCCCCACCGCGCCCAAGGGCTCGACCTTCGTGCGCCTGTACAACGCCAGCAACAGCGAAGTCAGCGCCACGGTGGGCAGCACCAGCATCAACGACCTCGCGCCTCTGGCCAGCAGCGACTTCAGCTTCATGCCCGGCGGCGACTACAGCGCCAAGGTGGGCAGCCAGAGCGTGCCGGTGAAACTCGCCGCCGATCACTATTACACCCTGGTCAACAACGCCAGCGGCCAGCCGCAACTGATCGAAGAGCCGCCGTTCAAGAACAAGCAGAAATCCCTGGTGCGGGTGCAGAACCTCAGCGACCAGGCCCTGACCCTGAAGACCGCCGACGGCAAGACCGACGTGGTCAAGGCGGTGGCCGCCAAAGGCCGCGGCGAGCGCGAGATCAACCCGGTGAAGGTCAGCTTCGCCCTGTATGACGGCGAGAAAAAAGTCAGCGACCTCAAGCCCGTGGCCCTGGAGCGCGGCGAAGCGGCGGTGCTCTACGTCACCGGTTCAGGTTCGAGCCTGTCGCCAGTCTGGGTAAAACGCCCCGTCTCGACTCGCTAA